Proteins from a single region of Aureibacter tunicatorum:
- a CDS encoding cysteine desulfurase: MSDVGNKEFSGAAEYDVKSIKEEFPILNQEVNGKPLVYFDNAATNQKPNVVIESLNEYYRLHNSNIHRGAHTLADRSTIKYEDTREALRRFLNAGEVEEIIFTKGTTESINLVASTLGNQILNEGDEVIVTELEHHSNIVPWQMVCERKKAILKVIPVLDSGELDMDAYSELLSDKTKFVSCNHASNALGTINDIRTIISKAHSIGAYVLIDGAQATSHLEIDVVDLDVDFYAGSAHKMYGPTGVGFLYGKRAVLESMPPYQGGGEMIREVSFSGTTYNDIPFKFEAGTPNIGDVIALKHAIEFIENIGKSNISKHEQSLLKYATDKISKIDKVRIIGTAKEKVGVLSFIIEGLHHFDIGMMLDSRGVAVRTGHHCTQPLMARFGIEGTVRASFAAYNTFEEIDTLIEGVEKIAKLAR, translated from the coding sequence ATGAGCGATGTTGGTAATAAAGAGTTTTCAGGAGCTGCTGAATATGATGTGAAATCAATCAAGGAGGAGTTTCCTATACTCAATCAAGAAGTGAATGGGAAACCGTTGGTCTATTTTGATAATGCTGCCACTAACCAAAAGCCTAATGTTGTAATTGAATCATTGAATGAGTACTATCGTCTGCATAATTCAAATATTCATAGAGGCGCTCATACATTAGCTGATCGATCGACGATCAAATATGAAGACACAAGAGAGGCATTGAGAAGGTTCTTGAATGCTGGAGAAGTCGAAGAAATTATATTTACCAAAGGCACGACTGAAAGCATAAATTTAGTCGCTTCTACCTTAGGAAATCAAATATTGAATGAAGGTGACGAAGTAATAGTCACAGAGCTTGAGCACCATAGCAATATAGTTCCTTGGCAGATGGTCTGTGAAAGAAAAAAAGCGATTTTGAAAGTGATCCCGGTTTTGGATTCTGGAGAATTAGATATGGACGCTTATTCTGAACTGTTGTCTGATAAAACAAAGTTTGTAAGCTGTAACCATGCTTCTAATGCTTTAGGAACAATCAATGATATTAGAACTATTATTAGTAAAGCTCATTCGATAGGAGCGTATGTTTTGATTGATGGAGCACAAGCAACCTCGCATCTTGAAATTGATGTGGTTGATTTGGATGTCGATTTTTATGCAGGTTCTGCCCATAAAATGTATGGACCAACAGGTGTTGGGTTCTTGTATGGAAAGAGAGCAGTGTTGGAAAGCATGCCTCCTTACCAAGGCGGAGGAGAAATGATTCGTGAGGTAAGCTTTTCTGGAACCACTTACAATGATATTCCGTTTAAATTCGAAGCTGGCACACCTAATATTGGAGATGTTATTGCTTTAAAACATGCGATTGAATTTATCGAGAACATTGGGAAAAGCAATATATCAAAGCATGAGCAAAGTTTGCTTAAATATGCCACAGATAAGATTTCAAAGATCGACAAAGTCCGAATTATAGGAACTGCTAAAGAAAAAGTGGGTGTGTTGTCATTTATTATTGAAGGCCTGCATCACTTTGATATTGGGATGATGTTGGATTCACGAGGAGTTGCAGTTAGGACAGGACATCATTGCACCCAACCATTGATGGCTCGATTTGGGATCGAAGGCACTGTAAGAGCATCTTTCGCGGCATATAATACCTTTGAGGAAATTGATACGTTAATAGAAGGAGTAGAGAAAATAGCTAAACTAGCAAGATAA
- a CDS encoding SufE family protein, producing the protein MSNNLSVYNIQDQIVEEFQMLGDDRESMIFYIMELGQQLPALEEEYKVDQNLIKGCQSKVWLHADFDGEVLTFKADSNTDITKGLISLLLRVLSGRKLNDIINAELNFIDRIGMGGIIGSQRSNGLAAMIKQIKLYALAYKSKLGV; encoded by the coding sequence ATGAGTAATAATTTGTCTGTTTATAATATTCAAGATCAGATCGTCGAAGAGTTTCAAATGCTTGGAGATGATAGAGAGAGCATGATCTTTTATATAATGGAGCTAGGCCAACAGTTGCCTGCTTTGGAAGAGGAGTATAAAGTAGATCAAAATTTGATTAAAGGCTGCCAATCGAAAGTATGGTTGCATGCTGATTTTGATGGAGAAGTATTGACTTTCAAAGCGGATAGCAATACTGACATTACTAAAGGACTGATTAGTTTATTATTGAGAGTGTTGTCAGGCAGGAAGCTAAATGATATCATTAATGCTGAGCTGAATTTTATCGATAGAATTGGAATGGGAGGTATAATTGGCTCTCAACGTTCCAATGGTTTGGCGGCGATGATCAAACAAATCAAGCTTTACGCTCTAGCCTACAAAAGCAAATTAGGTGTGTAA
- a CDS encoding SUF system Fe-S cluster assembly protein: protein MSDQNIENLRDKVLAAIKTVYDPEIPVDVYELGLIYEINVFPVNNVYVLMTLTSPSCPAAEILPGEVKQKVKDIEGVNDVEVELTFDPPYSQDMMSEAAKLELGFL from the coding sequence ATGAGTGATCAGAATATAGAAAACCTTAGAGATAAAGTCTTGGCTGCCATCAAGACAGTATATGACCCTGAAATACCTGTAGATGTGTATGAGTTGGGGTTGATTTATGAAATCAATGTTTTCCCTGTTAATAATGTTTATGTATTGATGACATTGACTTCGCCTTCATGTCCTGCTGCAGAGATATTGCCTGGAGAGGTAAAGCAAAAGGTTAAAGATATTGAAGGTGTGAATGATGTGGAGGTTGAGTTGACTTTTGACCCTCCTTATTCGCAAGATATGATGTCCGAAGCGGCAAAATTAGAATTAGGATTTTTATAA
- a CDS encoding BrxA/BrxB family bacilliredoxin — MYPAELVAPMKNELLEQGFIEFTTAQEVEDHFKDHKGTTLVVINSVCGCAAGACRPGVLFAAQHAEKKPDTLATVFAGFDKEAVAKVREYTAPYPPSSPSIALFKDGELVHFIERHMIEGRDAVIIGSHLKGVFEEVC, encoded by the coding sequence ATGTATCCAGCAGAATTAGTAGCTCCAATGAAGAATGAATTATTGGAGCAAGGATTTATAGAATTTACGACAGCCCAAGAAGTAGAAGATCATTTCAAAGATCATAAAGGAACTACTTTGGTAGTTATAAATTCAGTGTGTGGTTGTGCGGCGGGAGCTTGCAGACCAGGCGTATTATTTGCTGCTCAGCATGCTGAAAAGAAGCCTGATACTTTGGCTACAGTTTTCGCTGGCTTTGATAAAGAGGCAGTTGCTAAAGTAAGAGAGTATACAGCTCCTTACCCTCCTTCGTCGCCATCTATTGCTTTGTTCAAAGATGGAGAATTGGTCCATTTTATTGAAAGACATATGATTGAAGGTAGAGATGCTGTGATTATCGGAAGTCACTTGAAAGGAGTTTTCGAAGAGGTTTGTTAA
- a CDS encoding M43 family zinc metalloprotease → MKSKITKTLIAAMVAAGLSLGDLSAQNGCQSSEAHKHLMEMNPEYRDAFEKSRERDLSARTSADVSTVKVFPIVFHVIEDGGVEEISDTQLLEALEQVNEDFRAKNAGFSEVFDAFKPIAVDTRIEFRLAKFDPQGNPTTGINRVQSPLTDDAGQGTGGYGVRDLIRWETSDYVNIWVVRSAEKSNNGSAYAFYPTDNTNYNYDGVVISSWATGRSGTATEGWYKILTHELGHWANLPHVWGGTYGPDDTRSCSDDDGVSDTPNTIGAGGADSPYWQDNEFYETCNTVDNVQNFMDYYRDPVMFTAGQRDRMHEAMERYVSRNTMYSDENLIKTLGYIPDVIYPGSSAISYKKVLNEHWSNEGNLNSLSLNYENVQLSASRLELGAHFDLEGISGVTAHIEDLGNGSAQLIIDSNFQAHNIADNKSFKIKFKDSAFQGSTASDVVGAIGKEDVDIIFRDPYRVIYSEAPSNLYVSKAEDKVWQYFSGFGVGDGAFGTWIHTDDNGDKFLKMETYFKEMVCEPGTRNVKGLEEGTLIGPDLETGAWVNREPKPGQHDISNDTYTALNGKTTFIGMKIPVEISETETIYHYAWIKIEVSADGDGYRVIDMAFNEAPNQPIKAGGLVEGLALGWLDTQFVEAKDENDGSIEDKVSFELSEATFAKTGELTSGVDFNVVNLPSGLSAKVTILSETTGEVELIGSSNSHGKSSSITNLQINFSDAVFSDEIASDIAGATGFDLRVKFRDDYRLVRVTKPLTVTTADKWQFFRLDAGGSDEFGLYYDDVNDNFFKFEAYGKAIVTNGTSLNVTPLNYGEVVTTESSWTQNPGHPNQHRIITPDYSDWLGQQKYLALQFELEGETVYGWALLNVRADGQGYSMVDAAYYTKPDGPIVMGITNEDDMDQYLKPVVDIVLDKNQFVTGETANIEGVKSGVDVDAWEWVIVENGTETVFGNGPLTSYQFATPGNYTIRLNASNFYGVTTIEEQVVVTAATAQVDLAITAQKTDFDLNEEGTFVSASTGDIASYKWVVSKDGQEKFDGSDDQDLTYVFDEEGTFEIKLVVTATDNGVYEETIQVNVSDSGAVLSTDDISQLSVSPNPTDGRLNVQVTNSSSVTEITLLSLDGKEVMFKSFTPDMVNRGVELNLNNLSKGIYVIKVVNAEKQLSDKIVLK, encoded by the coding sequence ATGAAGAGTAAAATTACCAAAACTCTGATTGCCGCAATGGTAGCTGCAGGTTTGTCGCTTGGTGACTTGAGCGCGCAAAATGGTTGCCAAAGCAGTGAAGCTCATAAGCATCTAATGGAAATGAACCCTGAGTACAGAGATGCTTTTGAAAAATCGCGTGAACGAGATTTGTCCGCAAGAACTTCAGCGGATGTTAGCACTGTAAAGGTCTTTCCAATTGTTTTTCATGTTATTGAAGATGGAGGCGTAGAGGAAATAAGCGATACTCAGCTTTTAGAAGCTTTGGAGCAGGTGAATGAAGATTTTAGAGCGAAGAATGCCGGTTTCTCGGAAGTTTTTGACGCTTTTAAACCTATAGCAGTAGATACTAGAATTGAATTTAGATTAGCTAAGTTTGATCCTCAAGGTAATCCGACTACAGGTATTAATCGTGTGCAATCGCCATTGACAGATGACGCAGGTCAAGGAACTGGAGGCTATGGCGTTAGGGATCTTATAAGATGGGAGACTTCTGATTATGTGAACATATGGGTGGTAAGAAGCGCTGAGAAATCCAATAATGGATCTGCCTATGCTTTTTACCCTACAGATAATACAAACTACAATTATGATGGGGTTGTCATTTCATCATGGGCTACAGGAAGATCAGGAACAGCGACTGAAGGATGGTATAAGATTTTGACTCATGAACTTGGACACTGGGCAAATTTGCCTCACGTATGGGGAGGGACATATGGGCCAGATGATACGAGGTCATGTAGTGATGATGATGGAGTGTCGGATACTCCAAATACTATAGGGGCAGGAGGAGCGGATTCTCCATATTGGCAGGATAATGAGTTCTATGAGACTTGTAATACGGTTGATAATGTGCAGAACTTTATGGATTATTATAGAGATCCAGTAATGTTCACAGCAGGACAAAGAGATCGTATGCATGAAGCAATGGAAAGGTATGTAAGTAGAAATACAATGTACTCAGACGAGAACCTGATAAAAACACTGGGTTATATCCCTGATGTTATCTATCCGGGATCATCAGCAATAAGTTATAAAAAAGTGTTGAATGAGCATTGGTCAAATGAAGGTAATTTGAACTCTTTGTCATTGAATTATGAGAATGTCCAATTATCAGCAAGTAGGTTGGAATTAGGTGCTCATTTTGACTTGGAAGGAATTTCAGGAGTTACCGCTCATATTGAAGATCTTGGTAATGGAAGTGCTCAGTTGATTATTGACTCTAATTTTCAAGCTCATAATATTGCAGATAATAAGTCTTTTAAAATCAAATTTAAGGACTCTGCCTTCCAAGGAAGTACAGCTAGTGATGTTGTTGGAGCTATAGGTAAAGAGGATGTTGACATTATTTTTAGAGATCCTTATAGAGTTATTTATAGCGAAGCTCCTTCAAATTTATATGTAAGCAAAGCGGAAGATAAGGTATGGCAATACTTTAGTGGTTTTGGAGTTGGCGATGGAGCTTTTGGCACATGGATTCATACAGATGACAATGGCGATAAGTTCTTGAAGATGGAAACGTATTTCAAGGAAATGGTTTGCGAGCCTGGAACACGAAATGTAAAAGGTCTTGAAGAAGGTACTTTGATTGGACCTGATTTAGAAACGGGCGCATGGGTAAATAGAGAACCAAAACCAGGTCAACATGATATAAGCAATGATACTTATACAGCACTTAATGGAAAGACGACTTTTATAGGGATGAAAATTCCTGTTGAAATAAGTGAAACAGAGACTATTTATCATTATGCTTGGATTAAAATCGAGGTGTCTGCTGATGGTGATGGATATAGAGTTATTGATATGGCGTTTAATGAAGCTCCTAATCAACCGATTAAAGCAGGTGGCTTGGTAGAAGGTTTGGCTTTAGGTTGGTTGGATACGCAATTTGTTGAGGCTAAAGATGAGAACGATGGATCAATTGAAGATAAGGTGTCTTTTGAGCTTTCGGAGGCTACTTTTGCTAAAACAGGAGAGCTTACTTCAGGTGTTGATTTCAATGTTGTTAATTTGCCTAGCGGATTGTCTGCTAAAGTAACTATCTTAAGTGAAACAACAGGAGAAGTTGAATTGATAGGTAGTTCGAATAGTCATGGTAAATCAAGTTCAATTACAAATTTGCAAATTAACTTTTCTGATGCGGTGTTTTCAGATGAAATTGCTTCTGATATTGCTGGAGCAACTGGCTTTGATTTGAGAGTAAAATTTAGAGATGATTATAGATTGGTAAGAGTCACTAAACCGCTTACGGTAACTACAGCTGATAAATGGCAATTTTTCAGGCTAGATGCTGGAGGTTCGGATGAATTTGGGCTATACTATGATGATGTTAATGACAACTTTTTCAAGTTTGAAGCATATGGGAAAGCAATTGTCACAAATGGAACATCGTTGAATGTGACTCCTTTGAATTATGGAGAGGTTGTGACTACTGAAAGTAGCTGGACGCAAAACCCAGGACATCCAAATCAGCATAGAATTATTACTCCGGATTATTCAGACTGGTTAGGACAGCAAAAGTACTTGGCTTTACAATTTGAGCTTGAGGGAGAAACTGTGTATGGATGGGCTTTGTTGAATGTGAGAGCAGACGGACAAGGTTATTCTATGGTGGATGCTGCATATTATACTAAGCCTGATGGTCCAATTGTCATGGGTATTACCAATGAGGACGATATGGATCAGTATCTTAAGCCAGTTGTTGATATTGTTTTGGATAAAAACCAATTTGTTACTGGTGAAACAGCTAACATAGAAGGAGTTAAATCAGGTGTGGATGTTGATGCTTGGGAATGGGTAATTGTTGAAAATGGAACTGAAACTGTATTTGGAAATGGTCCATTGACTTCATATCAATTTGCAACTCCGGGTAATTATACGATTAGGTTGAATGCTTCAAACTTTTATGGAGTAACGACTATTGAGGAACAAGTTGTAGTTACAGCTGCCACTGCGCAAGTTGATTTGGCTATTACAGCTCAAAAAACAGATTTTGACTTGAATGAGGAAGGAACTTTTGTAAGTGCGTCTACAGGTGATATTGCTTCTTATAAGTGGGTTGTTTCAAAAGATGGACAAGAAAAGTTTGATGGGTCTGATGATCAAGATTTAACTTACGTTTTTGATGAAGAAGGAACGTTCGAGATAAAATTGGTGGTTACTGCGACTGATAATGGCGTTTATGAAGAAACGATTCAAGTAAATGTTTCTGATTCGGGAGCTGTTCTTTCCACAGATGATATTTCTCAGTTGTCTGTTAGTCCAAACCCTACTGATGGCAGGTTGAATGTTCAGGTAACTAACTCTTCTTCAGTTACAGAAATAACCCTATTGTCTTTGGATGGGAAAGAGGTGATGTTTAAGTCATTCACGCCAGATATGGTAAACAGAGGTGTTGAATTGAATCTGAATAATTTGTCTAAAGGAATCTATGTTATTAAAGTAGTGAATGCTGAGAAGCAATTGTCTGATAAGATTGTTCTAAAATAA
- a CDS encoding 3-phosphoshikimate 1-carboxyvinyltransferase, with the protein MNTDNLKQQEQIQVRKPKSTINSSILLPSSKSESNRSLIIDALTGHQCQLINLSEARDTQTMIRLLKSEGKILDVLDAGTTMRFLTSYCALTNKLKTLTGTERMQERPIKILVDALREIGADIDYLNQEGYPPIESKGFTGQKKSEISIPGDVSSQYISALIMVAPYLNNGLNLRLTGKIGSKPYIEMTLQLMRQFGADAKFISDDTIQVKPGTYLPSSYQIESDWSGASYWFSIVSLMEGSKVELLGLRKNSLQGDIKIVEIMSKLGVKSTFVEDGIILEHCATKKETSIDFSDCPDLAQTVIALCAAKGIKCEMTGLESLRIKETDRIAAMQTEIQRFGAQLIENDSKDKWEVIPAPTNWEKNFNYIDFDTYDDHRMAMALAPLAIVLPVNIKEPIVVNKSYPRYWENLLQAGFEIK; encoded by the coding sequence ATGAATACAGATAATCTGAAACAACAGGAGCAAATCCAAGTAAGAAAACCTAAATCAACGATCAACAGTTCCATCTTGCTTCCTTCTTCAAAAAGCGAAAGCAATAGGTCACTAATCATCGACGCTCTCACTGGACATCAGTGCCAACTTATCAATCTCTCCGAGGCTAGAGACACTCAGACAATGATTAGACTTCTCAAGTCAGAAGGTAAAATTCTTGATGTACTTGACGCTGGAACAACAATGAGATTTTTGACTTCGTATTGCGCGCTAACCAATAAGCTTAAAACGTTGACAGGAACTGAGCGAATGCAAGAAAGGCCGATTAAGATTTTAGTAGATGCGCTGAGAGAAATAGGCGCGGATATTGATTATCTGAATCAAGAAGGTTATCCTCCTATTGAATCCAAAGGGTTTACTGGTCAAAAGAAAAGTGAAATCAGCATCCCTGGGGACGTCTCAAGCCAATACATTTCAGCTTTGATCATGGTTGCTCCTTACTTGAATAATGGTCTCAATTTGCGACTTACAGGGAAAATCGGCAGCAAACCTTATATTGAAATGACATTGCAACTCATGCGACAATTTGGAGCAGATGCAAAGTTCATTAGTGATGACACAATCCAAGTAAAGCCCGGCACATACCTTCCTTCATCCTATCAGATTGAGTCTGATTGGTCAGGTGCCAGTTACTGGTTCAGCATTGTTTCCTTAATGGAAGGCAGTAAAGTAGAGCTTCTGGGCTTAAGAAAAAATTCTCTTCAAGGCGATATCAAAATTGTCGAAATCATGTCCAAGCTCGGGGTAAAATCAACATTCGTAGAAGATGGTATAATTTTAGAGCATTGCGCGACAAAAAAGGAAACAAGCATAGATTTCTCGGATTGCCCTGACTTAGCTCAAACAGTCATTGCTTTGTGCGCTGCTAAAGGCATCAAATGCGAAATGACAGGACTGGAAAGCCTTCGTATCAAAGAAACGGATAGAATCGCTGCCATGCAAACAGAAATTCAACGCTTTGGAGCGCAACTCATAGAAAATGATTCAAAAGACAAATGGGAAGTTATACCAGCACCAACGAACTGGGAGAAGAACTTTAATTATATTGACTTTGACACGTATGACGATCATAGAATGGCTATGGCACTAGCTCCATTGGCTATTGTATTACCTGTCAACATCAAAGAGCCTATCGTAGTCAATAAGTCCTATCCAAGATATTGGGAAAACCTGTTGCAAGCGGGCTTCGAAATCAAATAA
- a CDS encoding helix-turn-helix transcriptional regulator → MKSILHVNSINELHKLMHYGKPKHPLISLMDLAKTQIDASENDTKIITNFYSITFKKIPNGTFLYGRKNCDYDEASLLCISPGQTITIKGIDKNWHMDGWGLFFHQDLIRNTFLMNKIEEYSFLGYNENESLHLSEHESDLLQKIINVIETEYQLNLDVYSRDIIVSNIEVLLNYCRRFYGRQFITRTSSNYETVGKFENYLKQYFTLDITKADGLPTVSYFADKLSLSASYLSDLLKQETGKSAKEHIHFKLIEVAKNRLLASNEPVSHIAYDLGFEQSQNFSRLFKQKTGYTPKEFRNTSE, encoded by the coding sequence ATGAAAAGCATACTTCATGTCAACTCCATAAACGAGCTTCATAAGCTCATGCATTATGGCAAGCCCAAACACCCATTGATATCATTAATGGACTTAGCCAAAACTCAAATCGATGCATCGGAAAATGACACTAAAATCATAACCAATTTTTATTCGATTACCTTTAAGAAAATTCCAAACGGCACTTTCCTTTACGGGAGAAAAAATTGTGATTATGATGAAGCGTCTTTATTATGCATATCTCCAGGACAAACCATCACCATCAAAGGAATAGACAAAAATTGGCATATGGACGGTTGGGGCCTCTTCTTTCATCAAGACCTGATCCGAAATACCTTCTTAATGAACAAGATTGAAGAATATAGCTTTTTAGGTTACAATGAAAACGAATCTTTGCATCTATCAGAACATGAAAGCGATCTACTACAAAAAATCATCAATGTCATAGAAACTGAATATCAACTCAACCTAGATGTATACAGCAGAGATATTATCGTCTCAAATATTGAAGTTCTATTAAATTATTGCAGAAGATTTTATGGAAGACAATTTATCACTCGAACAAGCAGTAATTATGAGACTGTAGGAAAATTCGAAAATTACCTGAAGCAATACTTCACATTGGACATTACTAAAGCCGATGGCTTGCCAACCGTAAGCTATTTCGCTGACAAGCTATCATTGTCAGCAAGCTATTTAAGCGATTTACTAAAACAAGAAACTGGCAAAAGCGCCAAGGAGCATATACATTTTAAATTAATCGAAGTTGCTAAAAATCGTCTCTTGGCCAGCAATGAACCTGTAAGCCACATTGCCTACGACCTTGGCTTTGAACAAAGCCAAAACTTCAGCCGTCTTTTCAAGCAAAAAACAGGATATACGCCAAAAGAATTTCGAAATACCTCTGAATAA
- a CDS encoding alpha/beta hydrolase: MKRSTIINNTLKTIGFKHIMTWLVKHPPRTRANFYPDSLLKNKKLTTQIFETLGKTTVTISPVHPSNQTHIVWFHGGAYCLEALPTYWPLSETIISKINCKVSLLDYPLAPEFTYADTFNMLEKAYINLTEKFPEDDFIFLGDSAGGGLSLAFNQYIIKKSFHKLPVKNILVSPWLDLSLSNPDIDEQVKKDVILTKNMLNWAADKYSGANDKNIPMLSPIHGDIKSLPTIFISTSTDELFYPDNLKFMALLENNGKDYHPKISKKLPHDWLILPIPESRKLLLDIIEFIEKD, translated from the coding sequence ATGAAAAGATCAACCATCATAAACAACACCCTCAAAACAATCGGGTTTAAGCATATAATGACATGGCTGGTCAAACACCCTCCAAGAACACGTGCTAACTTCTACCCTGATTCGCTTCTCAAAAACAAAAAATTAACAACACAAATCTTTGAGACACTAGGAAAAACAACAGTCACTATCTCTCCAGTGCATCCCTCAAACCAAACTCATATAGTTTGGTTTCATGGCGGAGCTTATTGTCTTGAAGCTCTTCCTACTTATTGGCCTCTCTCCGAAACCATCATTTCAAAAATCAACTGCAAAGTCAGTCTTCTGGATTACCCTCTAGCTCCTGAATTCACGTATGCAGACACTTTCAACATGCTAGAGAAAGCCTACATAAATTTGACGGAAAAATTCCCCGAAGATGATTTTATATTTCTTGGAGACTCCGCCGGAGGAGGATTATCATTAGCCTTCAACCAATACATAATCAAAAAATCATTTCACAAACTTCCTGTCAAAAATATTCTCGTCTCTCCATGGCTTGATTTAAGCCTATCAAATCCAGATATTGATGAACAAGTAAAAAAAGATGTTATTCTTACCAAGAATATGCTAAACTGGGCTGCCGATAAATATAGCGGAGCCAATGATAAAAACATTCCAATGCTCTCGCCTATTCATGGAGATATCAAATCTTTGCCTACTATATTTATTTCAACAAGCACTGATGAGCTGTTTTATCCAGACAACTTAAAATTCATGGCATTACTTGAGAACAATGGCAAAGACTACCACCCTAAAATATCAAAAAAGCTACCTCATGATTGGCTTATTCTGCCCATTCCAGAGTCCAGAAAATTGCTTTTAGACATTATTGAGTTCATCGAAAAAGATTAA
- a CDS encoding alpha/beta hydrolase yields MTELNLKPGKNTLFYQSNGAKIAGDLYLPEDFDASSSYPAIFFARPLSQVKEQASAVYGKKFAALGYVFFAFEPYNYGDSEGPIRNYESTEHILLNISDGISFLRTMPFVNRDKLAGVGLCMGSMYMTYTGVSDKRLKVVVTISGYLNNASFLYNMMSKEQALQLLNMQAEEKQKYYETGEVHRADIMGGIFSEEGPTEEMPKFFKDAYSYYFTKRAGKETYPAYSNMIPTFQPQADIRLNAIGFAPYFNTPYLGIRGSVAMTGPMTNEFYDKCTNPKELLVVENAGHFDLYDIDEYVDQAINKINDFLNTHLS; encoded by the coding sequence ATGACTGAATTGAATTTAAAACCCGGGAAAAACACATTATTCTACCAAAGCAATGGAGCCAAAATAGCAGGAGACCTGTATCTTCCAGAAGACTTTGACGCATCAAGCTCCTACCCTGCAATATTCTTCGCAAGACCTCTATCGCAAGTAAAAGAACAAGCCTCTGCCGTATATGGGAAAAAATTCGCCGCGTTAGGCTATGTATTCTTCGCCTTTGAGCCATATAATTATGGAGATAGTGAAGGGCCTATAAGAAACTATGAAAGCACCGAGCATATTCTCTTGAATATATCAGACGGCATAAGCTTTTTAAGAACCATGCCTTTTGTCAACAGAGACAAACTAGCAGGCGTTGGACTTTGCATGGGCTCAATGTATATGACCTATACAGGTGTCAGCGATAAGAGACTAAAAGTTGTAGTTACCATATCAGGCTATCTCAACAACGCTTCTTTTCTATATAACATGATGTCCAAAGAGCAAGCTCTGCAATTGCTTAACATGCAAGCCGAAGAAAAACAAAAATATTATGAAACTGGAGAAGTTCATCGAGCGGACATCATGGGTGGAATCTTTAGCGAAGAAGGTCCTACTGAAGAAATGCCAAAATTCTTCAAAGATGCCTATTCATACTATTTTACAAAAAGGGCAGGTAAAGAGACATATCCAGCATACTCTAACATGATTCCTACATTTCAACCTCAAGCTGATATTAGGCTTAATGCTATTGGTTTTGCTCCATACTTCAATACTCCATACTTAGGAATCAGAGGTTCAGTAGCCATGACAGGGCCTATGACGAATGAGTTTTATGACAAATGCACTAATCCAAAAGAACTATTAGTTGTGGAAAATGCAGGCCACTTTGATCTGTACGACATAGATGAATATGTGGATCAAGCAATAAATAAAATAAATGACTTTCTTAATACTCATTTATCTTAA
- a CDS encoding SDR family oxidoreductase, whose product MNKTVLITGASSGFGKLAAITFHKNHWNVIATMRKPEKETELNQLDNVLLLRMDVTERASVKQATIKGVARFGSIDVLVNNAGYGAVGYLEEASDEDIRRQMDTNFTGTLYTIQESLPIMRRQKEGVIINVTSMAGTIGLPMHSLYNASKFAVEGLSESLRYELEPFNIQVKTIAPGAFKTGFGGAISYTEGNKKNDLEDYRLKFQSHYNQVVALPPKPFGFGDPQIVADLIYKASTQKTADKIFVGKDAKMMIPMKKIMPKSYFTKTLKDSLLPK is encoded by the coding sequence ATGAACAAGACAGTATTGATTACGGGAGCATCTTCAGGATTTGGAAAATTAGCGGCAATAACATTTCATAAAAACCACTGGAATGTGATCGCGACTATGAGAAAACCCGAAAAGGAAACAGAGCTTAACCAACTAGACAATGTCCTCCTTCTTCGCATGGATGTAACAGAAAGAGCTTCAGTGAAACAAGCAACCATAAAAGGAGTTGCTCGCTTTGGGTCTATAGATGTATTAGTCAATAATGCAGGCTATGGAGCCGTAGGTTACTTGGAAGAGGCTAGCGATGAAGACATTCGAAGACAAATGGATACAAACTTCACCGGAACCTTATATACTATCCAAGAATCTCTTCCTATCATGAGGCGACAAAAAGAAGGTGTGATAATAAATGTAACTTCCATGGCCGGGACAATCGGACTGCCAATGCATAGCTTATATAACGCATCTAAGTTTGCCGTCGAAGGTCTTTCAGAATCTTTAAGATATGAACTGGAACCGTTCAACATACAAGTGAAAACCATTGCTCCAGGAGCCTTTAAAACTGGATTTGGAGGAGCTATCTCCTATACTGAAGGAAACAAGAAAAATGATCTCGAAGATTACAGGTTAAAATTTCAATCGCATTACAATCAAGTTGTAGCCTTGCCTCCAAAGCCCTTTGGATTCGGAGACCCTCAAATAGTAGCGGACTTAATATACAAAGCTTCCACCCAAAAAACAGCCGATAAAATCTTCGTTGGCAAAGACGCCAAAATGATGATTCCAATGAAAAAAATCATGCCCAAGTCTTATTTCACTAAAACACTCAAAGATTCTTTATTACCAAAGTAA